Part of the Sulfuriflexus mobilis genome is shown below.
CGGCGGTGGTGCAGGTGTTCTGATCGGTTCTCCAGTTTCAGGCGTTCAACAATACGCTTCACGTCCTGCGCTTTATCTCTCGATGCAACCAGTACGGCATCGGCAGTTTCTACAATCACCAGGCCCTGAACACCAACGGCCGCCAGCAGCCGGTTTTCCGCACGCACGTAGCAATTTTGGCTGTCTTCTATGAAGACATCACCACTGACGACATTTTCTTGTTCATCCTGCACCGATAAATCTGAAAGCGCTGACCAGGAACCGATATCATTCCAGCCCGCATCCAGCGGCACGACAACGGCCTTGTCGGTCTTTTCCATCACAGCATAATCGATGGAGTCACCCTTTATACTCATGAAGGCCTCATGCTCGAGGCGCACAAAGTCCATATCACGCCTTGCCGCCGAATAGGCCTGGCGACACAAACTCAGCATCTCTGGCGCATAGTGTTGCAACTCCTCCAGATAACAGGCGGCCTTGAACATAAACATGCCACTGTTCCAGAAGTAATCACCGGATGCCAGGTATGCGTTGGCGGTTGCCAAATCCGGTTTTTCCACAAAGTGTTCAACCACCAGTGCCTGACAGGCCTGAGCCTTCTCATAACGCGCATTGGCCTTGATATAGCCATAACCTGTCTCCGCCGCCACGGGGACTACACCAAAGGTCACCAACTTTCCCTGTCGGGCCGCTTCACCGGCCACCAGCAGGCTGTCATGAAAAATCGCTACGTTTTCGATGACGTGATCCGCCGGCAGCACCAGCAGCAGGGCCTCACTGTCTTGCTCGAGTGCGGCCAGTGCCGCAATCGCCACGGCCGGCGCGGTATTTCTGCCCTCTGGCTCCAGTACAATGGAATGCGGCAGTTGCTTCATTTCCCGCAGCTGCTCAGCCACCAGGAAGCGGTGTTCCTCATTACAAACCACAATGGGTTGCGCCAGTTCCTCCAGACCTCGCAGGCGTTCAAGCGTCTCGCGCAGCATGGTGTACTCTGAAGCCAGGGGCAAAAACTGCTTGGGATAACTCTCGCGAGACAACGGCCACAAGCGACTGCCGGAACCCCCTGATAAAATTACTGGAATCATCCCTATCTATACCTGTAGTTAAGCACGAAAGTGCCCTTCGTTATCCAGAAACCACTGATACGTCGACGCCAGGCCCTCTTCGAGCGGAATGGCGTATTCCCAGCCCATCGCCTTCAGACGGGTCACGTCAAGTAATTTCCGTGGCGCCCCGTCAGGTTTGCTTGTATCAAACACCAACTCCCCTTCAAAACCCACAACGCGCTTGACCGTCTCGGCCATCTCACGAATGCTGCAGTCAATCCCCGCGCCGACATTGATATGTGAAAGCATCTCGAGTGTATTCGCCTTGTAGGTCTCATCATCGAGCTGCAAAACAAACAACGAGGCCGCGGCCATATCGTCAACATGCAGGAACTCGCGTTTTGCTCTGCCTGTGCCCCAGACCACGACCTCGGCATCGCTACGCAACTTTGCCTCATGGAAACGGCGTATCAGGGCGGGAATGACATGCGAATCTTCTGGATGAAAATTATCGCCCTGTCCGTACAGATTAGTCGGCATGACTGAACGATAATCCGTGCCATATTGTCGGTTATACGACTCGCACAACTTGATGCCGGCTATCTTCGCCAACGCATAGGGTTCATTGGTTGGCTCGAGCACGCCGGTTAACAGGGCATCCTCACGCATCGGTTGTTCGGCATTTTTGGGGTAAATGCAGGAACTCCCCAGGAACAATAGGCGACTGACATTATTTCGGTACGAGGCATCGATGACATTGGCCTCGATCATCATATTCTTATAGATAAATTCGGCCGGATAGGTATTGTTGGCGTGAATGCCCCCGACCTTGGCGGCGGCCAGTATCACGTACTCGGGGTTTTCTTCTGCAAAAAATGCCTGCACTGCCGCCTGGTTACACAGGTCCAACTCAGCATGGCGGCGGGTGATCACATTGGAAAACCCTTTTGCCTCGAGCCGGCGCATGATCGCCGAGCCCACCAGGCCACGGTGACCGGCAACATAGATTTTTGCATTTTTTTTCATGAGAGCGGACAAGACAGGTTGTTATTATTCGCCGAAGCTATTATTCATGGTAGTCGTAGGCCTTGAAACCATGGTCCTTGACCAGTGCATCACGCTTGGCGAGTTCCAGGTCGTGTTCCATCATTTCATGTACCATTTCTTCAAAGGTGATCTTTGGCTCCCAGCCGAGCTTTTCTTTTGCCTTTGACGGGTCGCCAAGCAGGGTCTCTACCTCGGTAGGACGGAAGTAACGCGGATCCACCGCCACAATGCACTGACCGGTTTCCGCGTCGTAGCCTTTTTCATCAACACCCTCGCCTTCCCAGCGAATGGTCTTGTCGAGATGGGCATAGGCGGCGTTACAGAAATCACGCACCGAATACTGCACGCCGGTAGCAATACAGAAGTCATCCGGCTCGTCCTGCTGCAACATCAGCCACTGCATCTCGACATAATCCTTGGCATGCCCCCAGTCGCGCAGTGCATTCATGTTACCGAGGTAGAGACAGTCCTGCAGGCCCAGGCTGATACGCGCCAGGGCACGGGTGATCTTGCGCGTGACGAAGGTCTCGCCACGCACTGGTGATTCATGGTTAAAGAGGATACCGTTACAGGCATACATGCCATAGGCCTCACGATAGTTCACCGTGATCCAGTACGCATACAGCTTGGCCGCGGCATACGGTGAGCGCGGATAAAACGGCGTCGTTTCCTTCTGCGGGATCTCTTGCACATCACCAAACAATTCGGATGTCGAGGCCTGGTAGAAACGGGTCTTTTTCTCTAAACCCGCGATGCGAATCGCCTCAAGGACTCGTAACGCACCGAGCCCCACGGTATCGGCGGTATATTCAGGGCTTTCAAAGGAGACCGCGACGTGACTCTGCGCACCGAGGTTATAGATTTCATCCGGCTGAATTTCCTGAACAATGCGGATCAGGTTACTCGAGTCGCTCAGGTCACCGTAGTGCAGGATAAACTGCCGGTCGGATACATGAGGGTCCTGATAGAGGTGGTCAATCCGATCGGTATTAAACGATGAGGCACGACGTTTGATGCCGTGTACCTCGTAACCCTTCTTGAGTAGAAACTCCGCAAGATAGGCACCATCTTGCCCCGTCACCCCGGTAATTAATGCGCACTTCGCCATCTGTCCATCCTGCATCTATTAAATATATGCCACAACAGGCATATTAACCCTACACAATTTGCTAAATATTATCATAGTTTTATAAGCACTATTATACTTGCCCGGCTAACCAGCCTTTTTATTCACCGCTGTATCAATGATGCCCATACTGTTCTCCCGAATATGGGCGATTTCATCGCGCAGACGGCCGGCCTCTTCGAATTCGAGGTTTTGCGCATGTTTGTACATCTGCTGCTCCATTTCCGCGATCTTCTTCTCAACCTGTGCCGGCGGCATCGCCGCATACTCGATAATCTCTTCGGCGACCCGGGCATATTGCCGGGCATTGCCCTTCATGTTCGCATAACCGGCCTCCATGACATCATGCACGGCCTTTTGTATGCTCTTCGGGGTGATGCCATGTTCTTTGTTATAGGCCACCTGTTTCTCGCGCCGCCGCGAGGTCTCGTCCATGGCGCGCTGCATGGAACCGGTGATCCTGTCGGCATAGAGGATCGCCTTGCCGTTGAGATTACGTGCGGCGCGACCCATGGTCTGGATCAGCGAACGATCTGAGCGCAGGAAGCCCTCCTTGTCGGCATCGAGGATCGCGACCAACGAGACCTCGGGGATATCGAGGCCCTCACGCAACAGGTTGATACCGACCAGCACATCAAACTCGCCCAGACGCAGGTCGCGCAGGATCTCCATACGCTCTACCGTGTCGATATCGGAGTGCAGGTAACGCACGCGTATATCGTGCTCGGCAAGATAGTCGGTCAGGTCTTCGGCCATACGCTTGGTCAGGGTCGTCACCAGCACGCGCTCGCCCTGCTCGATACGCAGACGGGCCTCGGAGAGCAGGTCATCGACCTGCGTGGTCACGGGCCGCACTTCTACCTCCGGGTCTATCAGACCGGTGGGGCGCACCACCTGCTCAACGATCTGGCCTGAGTGTTCTTTTTCATAGAGCCCGGGTGTAGCCGAGACATAGATCGTTTGCGGCGCCAGCTTCTCGAATTCGTCAAAGCGTAGCGGCCGGTTGTCGAGTGCCGAAGGCAAACGGAAGCCGTATTCGACGAGGGTTTGCTTGCGCGAACGATCACCCTTATACATACCACCAATCTGCGGCACGCTGACATGCGACTCGTCGATGACAAGCAAGGCATCATCCGGCAGGTAATCGAAGAAGGTCGGCGGTGCCTGCCCCGGCTCCCGCCCGGACAGATAACGCGAGTAATTCTCAATACCTGAGCAGTAACCCAGTTCCTGGATCATTTCCATATCGAAATTGGTGCGTTGTTCGAGGCGCTGTGCCTCGACCAGCTTATCCACCGAGCGCAGTTGCTCGAGACGCTCTTTTAGTTCGACCTTGATCAGCTCAATCGCATCGAGCAGGGTCTGCCGGGGGGTCACGTAATGGGTCTTTGGATAGATCGTCAGACGTGGCACACGACGCAACACCTCGCCGGTCAAGGGGTCGAAGTAACTGAGCTGTTCGATCTCATCATCAAACAGCTCAACCCGGATCGCCTCACGGTCTGAATCGGCCGGGAAGATATCGATCACCTCACCGCGCACGCGGTAGGTGGTACGCCGCAACTCGACATCGTTGCGCGTGTATTGCAGTTCAGTGAGGCGGCGCAACAGGAAGCGCTGGTCAATCGGCTCGCCGCGCACCAGGTGCAGGATCATGCCAAGATAGAGCTTGGGATCACCGAGACCATAAATGGCCGAAACCGAGGCGACCACAATCGTATCCTTGCGCTCGAGGATGGCCTTGGTCGCCGACAGGCGCATTTGCTCGATGTGCTCATTGATCGAGGCATCTTTGTCGATAAAGGTGTCCGAGCTCGGCACGTAGGCCTCGGGCTGGTAATAATCGTAATAGGAGACGAAGTATTCCACGGCGTTATGCGGGAAAAACTCCTTCATTTCGCCATACAGCTGTGCGGCCAGGGTCTTGTTCGGCGCCATAATAATCGCCGGGCGCTGCAGATCCTGGATGACGTTGGCAATCGTGAAGGTCTTGCCGGAACCGGTTACCCCGAGCAGGGTCATGCCCGCCTCGCCGGCGGCCAGGCCCTCGTTGAGGCCGGCGATCGCAGCAGGTTGATCCCCGGCAGGAATGTATTCAGACTCGAGTTGGAAGGGTCGCGATGACATGGTCTTATTTCATGGTTTTTCGTGAATCAATCCAGTATATTACAGCCGTTTTGTTTTACGCGCTCGTTTATCGGGCCCTACGTGAGCATTTTAAGTGGACATTAAGCTTTCGCAACGCGTGCAACGCGTTAAACCCTCGCCCACCCTGGCCGTCACTGCGCGCGCCAAGGCCCTGCGTGATGCCGGTGAAGACATTATTGGCCTCGGCGCCGGGGAACCGGATTTTGATACCCCCGAGCACATCAAGGAAGCCGCCATAAAGGCTATCCGGGATGGTGAGACCAAATATACCGCCGTGGACGGCACCGCCGGGCTGAAACAGGCCATTATCGACAAATTCAGCCGTGACAACGGCCTCGACTATGCTCCGGAGCAGGTGCTGGTCTCGGTCGGCGGCAAGCAAAGTTTTTACAACCTCGCCCAGGCCCTGCTCGATGAGGGTGACGAGGTCATTATCGCGGCCCCCTACTGGGTCTCCTACCCGGATATGGTGCTACTCGCCGATGCCACACCCGTCATCGTCGAAGCCGGCATTGAGCAGGGCTTCAAGCTCACCCCGGCGCAGCTGGAGGCGGCGATCACGCCGAGGACCCGGCTGCTGGTGCTGAACAGCCCCTCCAACCCGACCGGTGTCGCCTACAATAAAGCCGAACTGGCGGCGTTGGCCGAGGTCCTGCTACGCCACCCGCAAGTGCTGATCGCCACGGATGATATGTACGAGCACATCCTCTGGACCGAGGAGCCATTTGCCAATATCGTCATGGCCTGTCCGGCGCTGTACGAGCGCACTATCGTCCTCAACGGCGTCTCCAAGGCCTATTCGATGACCGGCTGGCGAATCGGCTATGCCGGCGGCCCGGCCAGGCTGATTGGTGCCATGAAGAAGATCCAGTCGCAGAGCACCTCCAACCCTTGCTCCATCGCCCAGGCCGCGGCGCAGGCTGCGCTGGAAGGGCCGCAGGCCTGCATTACTGAAATGGTGACGGCCTTCAAACAACGCCATGATGTCCTCCTGGCCGCCCTGAACGCGCTGCCCGGCTTTAGCTGCCTGCCCTCTGACGGCACCTTCTATGCCTTCCCGGATGTTCGTCAGGCCATGCAGGCCCTGGGCAGTGCTGATGACATCGCCTTTGCCGAGACCCTGCTCACCGAGGCCGGTGTCGCCCTCGTTCCGGGTTCCGCCTTCGGTGCCCCCGGACATGTCCGCCTCTCCTATGCCACCAGCATGGACAACCTGACAAATGCTGTCAGCCGAATCAGCGATCGGCTTAAGGCAAATTAAGCCTTTTCCTACAGCCTCCCCTGCCATTCTGACGTAGTCTGAAACTGCCCACAGACGGGCATTTGACATGGAATGGGAGGTGGATATGGATATCCCCGCATTGCCCCGCCAGCGTGGCTTCACGCTGCTGGAGCTGATGAGCAGTATGAGTATCGCCGTCGTGCTCACGACCACGGCGATCCCGGCCCTCAATGGCCTGCTCCAGCGCAGTCGTATCACCACTGAAATCAATACCTTTGTCGCCCACCTGCACTATGCGCGCAGTGAGGCCATAAAACGTGGTCAGCGTGTGGTCATTTGCCGTAGCGCCGATGGCCTGAGCTGTGCCCGCACGGAGGGCTGGCACAGGGGCTGGATCACCTTTGCCGACAGCAATGCTAACCGTGAGCGGGATGACGGGGAGGCACTGCTCCGCGTT
Proteins encoded:
- a CDS encoding mannose-1-phosphate guanylyltransferase/mannose-6-phosphate isomerase, with the protein product MIPVILSGGSGSRLWPLSRESYPKQFLPLASEYTMLRETLERLRGLEELAQPIVVCNEEHRFLVAEQLREMKQLPHSIVLEPEGRNTAPAVAIAALAALEQDSEALLLVLPADHVIENVAIFHDSLLVAGEAARQGKLVTFGVVPVAAETGYGYIKANARYEKAQACQALVVEHFVEKPDLATANAYLASGDYFWNSGMFMFKAACYLEELQHYAPEMLSLCRQAYSAARRDMDFVRLEHEAFMSIKGDSIDYAVMEKTDKAVVVPLDAGWNDIGSWSALSDLSVQDEQENVVSGDVFIEDSQNCYVRAENRLLAAVGVQGLVIVETADAVLVASRDKAQDVKRIVERLKLENRSEHLHHRRVFRPWGTYEGVDDGERFLVKRIVVNPGASLSLQKHAHRAEHWVVVTGTARVTRGDEVMELHEDESTYIPVGMKHRLENPAEVPLEIIEVQTGGYLGEDDIVRFDDVYGR
- the fcl gene encoding GDP-L-fucose synthase yields the protein MKKNAKIYVAGHRGLVGSAIMRRLEAKGFSNVITRRHAELDLCNQAAVQAFFAEENPEYVILAAAKVGGIHANNTYPAEFIYKNMMIEANVIDASYRNNVSRLLFLGSSCIYPKNAEQPMREDALLTGVLEPTNEPYALAKIAGIKLCESYNRQYGTDYRSVMPTNLYGQGDNFHPEDSHVIPALIRRFHEAKLRSDAEVVVWGTGRAKREFLHVDDMAAASLFVLQLDDETYKANTLEMLSHINVGAGIDCSIREMAETVKRVVGFEGELVFDTSKPDGAPRKLLDVTRLKAMGWEYAIPLEEGLASTYQWFLDNEGHFRA
- the gmd gene encoding GDP-mannose 4,6-dehydratase, with translation MAKCALITGVTGQDGAYLAEFLLKKGYEVHGIKRRASSFNTDRIDHLYQDPHVSDRQFILHYGDLSDSSNLIRIVQEIQPDEIYNLGAQSHVAVSFESPEYTADTVGLGALRVLEAIRIAGLEKKTRFYQASTSELFGDVQEIPQKETTPFYPRSPYAAAKLYAYWITVNYREAYGMYACNGILFNHESPVRGETFVTRKITRALARISLGLQDCLYLGNMNALRDWGHAKDYVEMQWLMLQQDEPDDFCIATGVQYSVRDFCNAAYAHLDKTIRWEGEGVDEKGYDAETGQCIVAVDPRYFRPTEVETLLGDPSKAKEKLGWEPKITFEEMVHEMMEHDLELAKRDALVKDHGFKAYDYHE
- the uvrB gene encoding excinuclease ABC subunit UvrB, producing the protein MSSRPFQLESEYIPAGDQPAAIAGLNEGLAAGEAGMTLLGVTGSGKTFTIANVIQDLQRPAIIMAPNKTLAAQLYGEMKEFFPHNAVEYFVSYYDYYQPEAYVPSSDTFIDKDASINEHIEQMRLSATKAILERKDTIVVASVSAIYGLGDPKLYLGMILHLVRGEPIDQRFLLRRLTELQYTRNDVELRRTTYRVRGEVIDIFPADSDREAIRVELFDDEIEQLSYFDPLTGEVLRRVPRLTIYPKTHYVTPRQTLLDAIELIKVELKERLEQLRSVDKLVEAQRLEQRTNFDMEMIQELGYCSGIENYSRYLSGREPGQAPPTFFDYLPDDALLVIDESHVSVPQIGGMYKGDRSRKQTLVEYGFRLPSALDNRPLRFDEFEKLAPQTIYVSATPGLYEKEHSGQIVEQVVRPTGLIDPEVEVRPVTTQVDDLLSEARLRIEQGERVLVTTLTKRMAEDLTDYLAEHDIRVRYLHSDIDTVERMEILRDLRLGEFDVLVGINLLREGLDIPEVSLVAILDADKEGFLRSDRSLIQTMGRAARNLNGKAILYADRITGSMQRAMDETSRRREKQVAYNKEHGITPKSIQKAVHDVMEAGYANMKGNARQYARVAEEIIEYAAMPPAQVEKKIAEMEQQMYKHAQNLEFEEAGRLRDEIAHIRENSMGIIDTAVNKKAG
- a CDS encoding pyridoxal phosphate-dependent aminotransferase, whose product is MDIKLSQRVQRVKPSPTLAVTARAKALRDAGEDIIGLGAGEPDFDTPEHIKEAAIKAIRDGETKYTAVDGTAGLKQAIIDKFSRDNGLDYAPEQVLVSVGGKQSFYNLAQALLDEGDEVIIAAPYWVSYPDMVLLADATPVIVEAGIEQGFKLTPAQLEAAITPRTRLLVLNSPSNPTGVAYNKAELAALAEVLLRHPQVLIATDDMYEHILWTEEPFANIVMACPALYERTIVLNGVSKAYSMTGWRIGYAGGPARLIGAMKKIQSQSTSNPCSIAQAAAQAALEGPQACITEMVTAFKQRHDVLLAALNALPGFSCLPSDGTFYAFPDVRQAMQALGSADDIAFAETLLTEAGVALVPGSAFGAPGHVRLSYATSMDNLTNAVSRISDRLKAN
- a CDS encoding GspH/FimT family pseudopilin encodes the protein MDIPALPRQRGFTLLELMSSMSIAVVLTTTAIPALNGLLQRSRITTEINTFVAHLHYARSEAIKRGQRVVICRSADGLSCARTEGWHRGWITFADSNANRERDDGEALLRVEHGEENGIIITSGQRRRVIYWPTGFTPGTNGTYTFCDPDYPQWAKAVILSNPGRPRLSDTKPDGSALDCG